The Halarsenatibacter silvermanii genome includes a region encoding these proteins:
- a CDS encoding restriction endonuclease subunit S — protein sequence MVEQNLKETSFGFIPEDWELKPLNELGEVTGGTTPKRSNPEFWGGEIPWLTPSEITDNIANRVDETKEYLTEMGLDSCSVKVLPPGTVMLTSRATIGECVINEVPMATNQGFANIICDNEKIYNHFLLYLLEKISPRLEALAGGSTFLEISRTSVRSLNVPVPPLPEQKKMADILSSVDKAIGKTDEIIEKTEKLKKGLMQKLLTKGIEHDEFKETILGTIPQSWEIKQMRNICNKITDGTHDTPPLKDNGYPFVTAKNITNGKLDFSDCNYVSSEEHKKIISRSKPEQGDILFTHIGTIGEVVEVDVNFEFSIKNVALFKPDNNQVKSRYFKFSLESNIVQNFIQRILQGGVQQYLSLKTLRGLNVPVPPLQEQKKIASILSSVDKKIQKEKEYKEKLEHLKKGLMQKLLTGEVRVEVDEDEYAQIEQIEQVEEAAGD from the coding sequence ATGGTTGAGCAGAATTTAAAAGAAACCTCATTTGGGTTCATACCTGAAGATTGGGAATTGAAACCTTTAAACGAATTAGGGGAAGTAACCGGAGGAACTACTCCCAAAAGAAGCAATCCAGAATTTTGGGGAGGAGAGATTCCCTGGTTAACTCCCTCAGAAATAACAGATAATATAGCAAATCGAGTTGATGAAACAAAAGAATATTTAACAGAGATGGGATTAGACAGTTGCTCAGTTAAAGTTTTACCTCCAGGTACAGTAATGTTAACAAGTAGAGCTACTATAGGCGAATGTGTTATTAATGAAGTTCCCATGGCTACAAATCAAGGATTTGCTAATATAATTTGTGATAATGAGAAAATTTATAATCACTTTTTACTTTATCTGTTAGAAAAAATTTCCCCTAGATTAGAAGCTTTAGCAGGGGGGAGTACTTTTTTAGAAATAAGCAGAACAAGTGTTAGATCATTAAATGTTCCTGTTCCCCCACTCCCCGAACAAAAAAAGATGGCTGATATATTATCATCAGTTGATAAAGCAATCGGGAAAACAGATGAAATTATAGAAAAGACAGAAAAGCTGAAAAAAGGTTTGATGCAGAAGCTTCTGACAAAAGGAATTGAGCATGATGAGTTTAAGGAAACTATATTAGGTACTATTCCGCAAAGCTGGGAAATTAAACAAATGCGGAACATATGCAATAAAATAACGGATGGAACTCACGATACGCCGCCGCTTAAGGATAATGGTTATCCTTTTGTTACAGCAAAGAATATAACAAATGGGAAATTGGATTTTAGTGATTGTAATTATGTTTCATCAGAAGAACATAAAAAGATTATTAGCAGAAGCAAGCCAGAACAAGGGGATATTTTATTTACCCATATAGGAACTATAGGCGAAGTTGTTGAAGTAGATGTTAATTTTGAATTCAGCATAAAGAATGTAGCTTTATTTAAACCAGATAATAATCAAGTAAAAAGTAGATACTTTAAGTTTTCATTAGAGAGCAATATTGTTCAAAATTTTATTCAAAGAATTTTGCAAGGAGGGGTTCAACAATATTTAAGCCTAAAAACCTTACGAGGTTTAAATGTTCCGGTTCCTCCCCTTCAGGAACAGAAGAAAATAGCATCTATACTATCCTCAGTAGACAAAAAAATCCAGAAAGAAAAAGAGTACAAAGAAAAATTAGAACACCTGAAAAAAGGCCTCATGCAGAAGCTGCTCACAGGTGAGGTGAGGGTTGAAGTAGATGAAGATGAATATGCTCAAATAGAACAAATAGAACAAGTAGAAGAGGCAGCAGGTGATTAA